A genomic window from Silene latifolia isolate original U9 population chromosome 11, ASM4854445v1, whole genome shotgun sequence includes:
- the LOC141610670 gene encoding uncharacterized protein LOC141610670, with protein sequence MNSVLNKTWVFRTEALNGTRNVTGGALCISRNGLIITVAHNLEIPNIHPTLYTFLARKRNDTEFRQLRLIAESSNFDLALLEVKDVNEDDDEEFDFYSFREEGVEVDINEGVIAFVHQNYHLFTEKHGITCYPFPKNVSHDFPDVSDTTALRYFWFPNEDTWTDQEYKTVDCVADRWDTSFMDLHPKLPLVQVAGFDDEPGSSGCPFFKIQDEKLIGLAVISKDNFQYLLPVDLLRAFANSHAEIDENDRHVRQESESESESESE encoded by the coding sequence ATGAATTCTGTTCTGAACAAGACTTGGGTTTTTCGGACTGAAGCACTAAATGGGACACGAAATGTAACCGGTGGTGCCTTATGTATATCGCGTAACGGTTTGATTATAACAGTAGCTCATAACTTAGAAATTCCCAACATACATCCGACCCTTTATACGTTTCTGGCTAGAAAAAGAAACGATACGGAGTTTAGGCAACTCAGACTTATTGCCGAGTCTAGTAATTTCGATCTAGCTTTGCTAGAAGTGAAAGACGtaaatgaggatgatgatgaagaattcGATTTTTATTCTTTTCGAGAGGAAGGTGTTGAAGTGGACATCAACGAGGGTGTTATTGCATTTGTGCACCAGAATTATCACCTTTTCACAGAAAAACATGGAATTACTTGTTACCCATTCCCTAAGAATGTTAGTCATGATTTTCCCGACGTTTCGGATACCACAGCTCTGAGATATTTTTGGTTCCCCAACGAAGATACGTGGACAGATCAAGAGTATAAAACAGTTGATTGCGTGGCAGATAGATGGGATACAAGTTTTATGGACCTCCATCCAAAGCTTCCATTAGTTCAAGTTGCCGGGTTTGATGACGAACCCGGTTCTTCCGGGTGCCCTTTTTTCAAGATACAGGATGAGAAGTTGATTGGTCTTGCTGTCATATCCAAGGATAATTTTCAATATCTCCTTCCGGTGGACCTTCTAAGGGCTTTTGCTAATAGTCATGCTGAAATAGACGAGAATGACCGTCATGTTCGACAAGAATCGGAATCGGAATCGGAATCGGAGTCAGAGTAA
- the LOC141610671 gene encoding uncharacterized protein LOC141610671 isoform X1, with translation MEECTIKEVRRFIWVLKPIWKEEDKEPEDRDYEVDRRKRKKDMVVPTFGGAICIDPSGLILTTVTGITSSKMPKIEKATVKARCYLNYFREVKFVQCWLEWGLALYQIKKEVKDEVFEFLNVHEVNKVEYDVLDKVFSFVHTGGNYSFRTGSSNFPPPPIPPRLSQFRILKDVAAEYFPYLDDHLPLLQFSNLGDIMNSGMSGCPVFKMENNDFLGLIAFCTGQFSLVIPLSVICHVIYKGRKRKRDDENIDEKKKKKKKKKKGGGGGGGRGGGSGGGGGGGGGRGRGGGGGGGRGGGGGGGGGGGGGGRGGGGRRRGEGGRGKGGGGGWQGGGRGGGGQGGNSRGGRRRGVLCAKHNLKQDNPTNRTLDLTSIPEAGSPTNQGASDPTISGSTRSVLTIIFQLPFESNLQESVATTARQYSRSVISSVQRVAMAITPTVGPKLSPGSHEALTLVHWIRKIYSCPGKGFYHKTQTGGRCNSFMALHYGQQIAQGTSGEVAYGFGRPVLRTFSQRLNRFNDAINEFSDDGWTLLNSDGAEDVIIACSSAKPFIATLNGANLLPVVVVLCAKASMLLENVPPPTVLVRLVREHLSEWADFSVDTYSAAALKANSYGFPGMRVTIFSGSQIIMPLDRTIEHEEYYLKQDNLTNLTLDLTLSLEMGPTTNQGASDAATSGSTRSVLTIPFQLPFDSNLQESVATMAHQYIRRVISSVQRVALPITPSGLTPTVGPKLSLGSLEALILVHWICRNYCSHMGIKLLQTSSAIDYTVVTGEASLASPRCQFLPLVEEHWTCQD, from the exons ATGGAAGAATGTACGATAAAAGAAGTTCGAAGGTTTATTTGGGTTTTGAAACCCATTTGGAAGGAGGAGGATAAGGAGCCGGAGGATCGCGATTATGAGGTTGataggaggaagaggaagaaggatATGGTTGTGCCTACGTTTGGCGGTGCAATTTGTATTGATCCATCAGGCTTAATCTTAACAACTGTCACGGGTATTACTAGTTCAAAAATGCCTAAAATTGAAAAGGCAACTGTGAAAGCTAGATGTTATCTCAATTACTTCCGAGAGGTGAAGTTTGTTCAGTGTTGGTTAGAATGGGGATTAGCTCTTTATCAAATTAAAAAAGAAGTGAAAGATGAGGTGTTTGAATTTTTGAATGTTCATGAGGTGAACAAGGTAGAATACGATGTGTTAGATAAAGTATTTTCTTTTGTTCACACAGGCGGTAATTATTCATTTAGGACTGGCAGTAGCAATTTCCCTCCCCCTCCAATTCCCCCAAGATTATCCCAGTTTCGGATTTTAAAGGATGTTGCTGCAGAGTATTTCCCATATCTCGACGACCATTTACCCCTTCTACAATTTTCAAATCTCGGGGATATTATGAATTCAGGGATGTCGGGTTGTCCAGTTTTTAAAATGGAGAACAATGATTTTTTAGGTTTAATTGCGTTTTGTACTGGTCAATTCAGTCTCGTAATCCCATTAAGTGTAATTTGTCATGTCATCTACAAGGGTAGAAAGAGAAAGAGGGATGATGAAAATATtgatgagaaaaagaaaaagaaaaagaaaaagaaaaagggtggTGGTGGAGGAGGTGGACGTGGAGgagggagtggtggtggtggtggaggtggaggtggacgTGGacgtggaggtggaggtggaggagggaggggtggtggtggtggtggtggtggtggtggaggtggaGGAGGGAGGGGTGGGGGTGGTCGAAGAAGAGGAGAAGGCGGTCGAGGTAAAGGAGGAGGTGGAGGCTGGCAAGGTGGAGGAAGAGGTGGAGGTGGTCAAGGAGGAAATAGTCGAGGTGGCCGAAGAAGAGGAGTGCTCTGTGCAAAG CACAATCTTAAACAGGACAATCCAACAAACCGAACACTTGACTTGACTTCGATTCCTGAAGCGGGATCACCAACAAACCAGGGAGCCTCGGATCCGACAATTTCTGGAAGTACACGTTCTGTGTTGACCATCATCTTTCAGCTCCCATTTGAGAGTAACTTGCAGGAAAGTGTTGCAACTACGGCTCGCCAATATAGTCGCAGTGTGATATCTTCTGTTCAAAGGGTTGCTATGGCCATAACTCCCACTGTTGGCCCAAAACTGTCTCCGGGTTCTCATGAGGCCCTAACCTTGGTTCATTGGATTCGTAAAATTTATAG CTGTCCAGGGAAAGGGTTCTACCATAAAACTCAAACGGGTGGTCGGTGCAATTCTTTTAtg GCTTTGCACTATGGCCAGCAAATTGCACAGGGGACAAGTGGGGAGGTTGCTTATGGCTTTGGTAGGCCAGTTTTGCGAACATTTAGTCAGAGACTGAACAG ATTCAATGATGCGATCAACGAATTCAGTGATGATGGCTGGACTTTGTTGAACTCTGATGGTGCTGAAGATGTGATAATTGCCTGTAGTTCAGCCAAGCCTTTCATAGCCACGCTAAACGGTGCTAATTTACTACCAGTCGTTGTAGTGCTATGTGCAAAGGCATCTATGCTACTCGAG AATGTACCTCCTCCTACTGTGCTGGTTCGATTGGTCAGAGAGCATCTTTCTGAGTGGGCTGATTTCAGTGTTGACACATATTCTGCTGCAGCGTTGAAGGCTAATTCGTATGGATTTCCAGGAATGCGGGTTACGATATTTAGCGGGAGTCAAATAATCATGCCTCTTGATCGCACAATTGAGCATGAAGAA TACTATCTGAAACAGGACAATCTGACAAACCTAACTCTTGACTTGACTTTGAGTCTTGAAATGGGACCAACAACAAACCAGGGAGCGTCGGATGCGGCAACATCTGGAAGTACACGTTCTGTGTTGACCATTCCCTTTCAGCTCCCGTTTGATAGTAACCTACAGGAAAGCGTTGCAACAATGGCTCACCAATATATCCGCAGGGTGATATCTTCTGTTCAAAGGGTTGCTTTGCCCATAACCCCATCTGGTTTAACTCCCACAGTTGGCCCAAAACTGTCTTTGGGTTCTCTTGAGGCCCTAATTTTGGTCCATTGGATCTGTAGAAATTATTG CTCTCATATGGGAATCAAATTGCTTCAAACATCTTCTGCTATTGATTACACAGTAGTGACTGGTGAAGCATCTTTGGCTTCACCAAGATGCCAATTTTTGCCGCTCGTTGAAG AGCATTGGACTTGTCAAGATTAA
- the LOC141610671 gene encoding homeobox-leucine zipper protein REVOLUTA-like isoform X4: protein MNSGMSGCPVFKMENNDFLGLIAFCTGQFSLVIPLSVICHVIYKGRKRKRDDENIDEKKKKKKKKKKGGGGGGGRGGGSGGGGGGGGGRGRGGGGGGGRGGGGGGGGGGGGGGRGGGGRRRGEGGRGKGGGGGWQGGGRGGGGQGGNSRGGRRRGVLCAKHNLKQDNPTNRTLDLTSIPEAGSPTNQGASDPTISGSTRSVLTIIFQLPFESNLQESVATTARQYSRSVISSVQRVAMAITPTVGPKLSPGSHEALTLVHWIRKIYSCPGKGFYHKTQTGGRCNSFMALHYGQQIAQGTSGEVAYGFGRPVLRTFSQRLNRFNDAINEFSDDGWTLLNSDGAEDVIIACSSAKPFIATLNGANLLPVVVVLCAKASMLLENVPPPTVLVRLVREHLSEWADFSVDTYSAAALKANSYGFPGMRVTIFSGSQIIMPLDRTIEHEEYYLKQDNLTNLTLDLTLSLEMGPTTNQGASDAATSGSTRSVLTIPFQLPFDSNLQESVATMAHQYIRRVISSVQRVALPITPSGLTPTVGPKLSLGSLEALILVHWICRNYCSHMGIKLLQTSSAIDYTVVTGEASLASPRCQFLPLVEEHWTCQD, encoded by the exons ATGAATTCAGGGATGTCGGGTTGTCCAGTTTTTAAAATGGAGAACAATGATTTTTTAGGTTTAATTGCGTTTTGTACTGGTCAATTCAGTCTCGTAATCCCATTAAGTGTAATTTGTCATGTCATCTACAAGGGTAGAAAGAGAAAGAGGGATGATGAAAATATtgatgagaaaaagaaaaagaaaaagaaaaagaaaaagggtggTGGTGGAGGAGGTGGACGTGGAGgagggagtggtggtggtggtggaggtggaggtggacgTGGacgtggaggtggaggtggaggagggaggggtggtggtggtggtggtggtggtggtggaggtggaGGAGGGAGGGGTGGGGGTGGTCGAAGAAGAGGAGAAGGCGGTCGAGGTAAAGGAGGAGGTGGAGGCTGGCAAGGTGGAGGAAGAGGTGGAGGTGGTCAAGGAGGAAATAGTCGAGGTGGCCGAAGAAGAGGAGTGCTCTGTGCAAAG CACAATCTTAAACAGGACAATCCAACAAACCGAACACTTGACTTGACTTCGATTCCTGAAGCGGGATCACCAACAAACCAGGGAGCCTCGGATCCGACAATTTCTGGAAGTACACGTTCTGTGTTGACCATCATCTTTCAGCTCCCATTTGAGAGTAACTTGCAGGAAAGTGTTGCAACTACGGCTCGCCAATATAGTCGCAGTGTGATATCTTCTGTTCAAAGGGTTGCTATGGCCATAACTCCCACTGTTGGCCCAAAACTGTCTCCGGGTTCTCATGAGGCCCTAACCTTGGTTCATTGGATTCGTAAAATTTATAG CTGTCCAGGGAAAGGGTTCTACCATAAAACTCAAACGGGTGGTCGGTGCAATTCTTTTAtg GCTTTGCACTATGGCCAGCAAATTGCACAGGGGACAAGTGGGGAGGTTGCTTATGGCTTTGGTAGGCCAGTTTTGCGAACATTTAGTCAGAGACTGAACAG ATTCAATGATGCGATCAACGAATTCAGTGATGATGGCTGGACTTTGTTGAACTCTGATGGTGCTGAAGATGTGATAATTGCCTGTAGTTCAGCCAAGCCTTTCATAGCCACGCTAAACGGTGCTAATTTACTACCAGTCGTTGTAGTGCTATGTGCAAAGGCATCTATGCTACTCGAG AATGTACCTCCTCCTACTGTGCTGGTTCGATTGGTCAGAGAGCATCTTTCTGAGTGGGCTGATTTCAGTGTTGACACATATTCTGCTGCAGCGTTGAAGGCTAATTCGTATGGATTTCCAGGAATGCGGGTTACGATATTTAGCGGGAGTCAAATAATCATGCCTCTTGATCGCACAATTGAGCATGAAGAA TACTATCTGAAACAGGACAATCTGACAAACCTAACTCTTGACTTGACTTTGAGTCTTGAAATGGGACCAACAACAAACCAGGGAGCGTCGGATGCGGCAACATCTGGAAGTACACGTTCTGTGTTGACCATTCCCTTTCAGCTCCCGTTTGATAGTAACCTACAGGAAAGCGTTGCAACAATGGCTCACCAATATATCCGCAGGGTGATATCTTCTGTTCAAAGGGTTGCTTTGCCCATAACCCCATCTGGTTTAACTCCCACAGTTGGCCCAAAACTGTCTTTGGGTTCTCTTGAGGCCCTAATTTTGGTCCATTGGATCTGTAGAAATTATTG CTCTCATATGGGAATCAAATTGCTTCAAACATCTTCTGCTATTGATTACACAGTAGTGACTGGTGAAGCATCTTTGGCTTCACCAAGATGCCAATTTTTGCCGCTCGTTGAAG AGCATTGGACTTGTCAAGATTAA
- the LOC141610671 gene encoding uncharacterized protein LOC141610671 isoform X3 → MEECTIKEVRRFIWVLKPIWKEEDKEPEDRDYEVDRRKRKKDMVVPTFGGAICIDPSGLILTTVTGITSSKMPKIEKATVKARCYLNYFREVKFVQCWLEWGLALYQIKKEVKDEVFEFLNVHEVNKVEYDVLDKVFSFVHTGGNYSFRTGSSNFPPPPIPPRLSQFRILKDVAAEYFPYLDDHLPLLQFSNLGDIMNSGMSGCPVFKMENNDFLGLIAFCTGQFSLVIPLSVICHVIYKGRKRKRDDENIDEKKKKKKKKKKGGGGGGGRGGGSGGGGGGGGGRGRGGGGGGGRGGGGGGGGGGGGGGRGGGGRRRGEGGRGKGGGGGWQGGGRGGGGQGGNSRGGRRRGVLCAKHNLKQDNPTNRTLDLTSIPEAGSPTNQGASDPTISGSTRSVLTIIFQLPFESNLQESVATTARQYSRSVISSVQRVAMAITPTVGPKLSPGSHEALTLVHWIRKIYSCPGKGFYHKTQTGGRCNSFMALHYGQQIAQGTSGEVAYGFGRPVLRTFSQRLNRFNDAINEFSDDGWTLLNSDGAEDVIIACSSAKPFIATLNGANLLPVVVVLCAKASMLLENVPPPTVLVRLVREHLSEWADFSVDTYSAAALKANSYGFPGMRVTIFSGSQIIMPLDRTIEHEEDNLTNLTLDLTLSLEMGPTTNQGASDAATSGSTRSVLTIPFQLPFDSNLQESVATMAHQYIRRVISSVQRVALPITPSGLTPTVGPKLSLGSLEALILVHWICRNYCSHMGIKLLQTSSAIDYTVVTGEASLASPRCQFLPLVEEHWTCQD, encoded by the exons ATGGAAGAATGTACGATAAAAGAAGTTCGAAGGTTTATTTGGGTTTTGAAACCCATTTGGAAGGAGGAGGATAAGGAGCCGGAGGATCGCGATTATGAGGTTGataggaggaagaggaagaaggatATGGTTGTGCCTACGTTTGGCGGTGCAATTTGTATTGATCCATCAGGCTTAATCTTAACAACTGTCACGGGTATTACTAGTTCAAAAATGCCTAAAATTGAAAAGGCAACTGTGAAAGCTAGATGTTATCTCAATTACTTCCGAGAGGTGAAGTTTGTTCAGTGTTGGTTAGAATGGGGATTAGCTCTTTATCAAATTAAAAAAGAAGTGAAAGATGAGGTGTTTGAATTTTTGAATGTTCATGAGGTGAACAAGGTAGAATACGATGTGTTAGATAAAGTATTTTCTTTTGTTCACACAGGCGGTAATTATTCATTTAGGACTGGCAGTAGCAATTTCCCTCCCCCTCCAATTCCCCCAAGATTATCCCAGTTTCGGATTTTAAAGGATGTTGCTGCAGAGTATTTCCCATATCTCGACGACCATTTACCCCTTCTACAATTTTCAAATCTCGGGGATATTATGAATTCAGGGATGTCGGGTTGTCCAGTTTTTAAAATGGAGAACAATGATTTTTTAGGTTTAATTGCGTTTTGTACTGGTCAATTCAGTCTCGTAATCCCATTAAGTGTAATTTGTCATGTCATCTACAAGGGTAGAAAGAGAAAGAGGGATGATGAAAATATtgatgagaaaaagaaaaagaaaaagaaaaagaaaaagggtggTGGTGGAGGAGGTGGACGTGGAGgagggagtggtggtggtggtggaggtggaggtggacgTGGacgtggaggtggaggtggaggagggaggggtggtggtggtggtggtggtggtggtggaggtggaGGAGGGAGGGGTGGGGGTGGTCGAAGAAGAGGAGAAGGCGGTCGAGGTAAAGGAGGAGGTGGAGGCTGGCAAGGTGGAGGAAGAGGTGGAGGTGGTCAAGGAGGAAATAGTCGAGGTGGCCGAAGAAGAGGAGTGCTCTGTGCAAAG CACAATCTTAAACAGGACAATCCAACAAACCGAACACTTGACTTGACTTCGATTCCTGAAGCGGGATCACCAACAAACCAGGGAGCCTCGGATCCGACAATTTCTGGAAGTACACGTTCTGTGTTGACCATCATCTTTCAGCTCCCATTTGAGAGTAACTTGCAGGAAAGTGTTGCAACTACGGCTCGCCAATATAGTCGCAGTGTGATATCTTCTGTTCAAAGGGTTGCTATGGCCATAACTCCCACTGTTGGCCCAAAACTGTCTCCGGGTTCTCATGAGGCCCTAACCTTGGTTCATTGGATTCGTAAAATTTATAG CTGTCCAGGGAAAGGGTTCTACCATAAAACTCAAACGGGTGGTCGGTGCAATTCTTTTAtg GCTTTGCACTATGGCCAGCAAATTGCACAGGGGACAAGTGGGGAGGTTGCTTATGGCTTTGGTAGGCCAGTTTTGCGAACATTTAGTCAGAGACTGAACAG ATTCAATGATGCGATCAACGAATTCAGTGATGATGGCTGGACTTTGTTGAACTCTGATGGTGCTGAAGATGTGATAATTGCCTGTAGTTCAGCCAAGCCTTTCATAGCCACGCTAAACGGTGCTAATTTACTACCAGTCGTTGTAGTGCTATGTGCAAAGGCATCTATGCTACTCGAG AATGTACCTCCTCCTACTGTGCTGGTTCGATTGGTCAGAGAGCATCTTTCTGAGTGGGCTGATTTCAGTGTTGACACATATTCTGCTGCAGCGTTGAAGGCTAATTCGTATGGATTTCCAGGAATGCGGGTTACGATATTTAGCGGGAGTCAAATAATCATGCCTCTTGATCGCACAATTGAGCATGAAGAA GACAATCTGACAAACCTAACTCTTGACTTGACTTTGAGTCTTGAAATGGGACCAACAACAAACCAGGGAGCGTCGGATGCGGCAACATCTGGAAGTACACGTTCTGTGTTGACCATTCCCTTTCAGCTCCCGTTTGATAGTAACCTACAGGAAAGCGTTGCAACAATGGCTCACCAATATATCCGCAGGGTGATATCTTCTGTTCAAAGGGTTGCTTTGCCCATAACCCCATCTGGTTTAACTCCCACAGTTGGCCCAAAACTGTCTTTGGGTTCTCTTGAGGCCCTAATTTTGGTCCATTGGATCTGTAGAAATTATTG CTCTCATATGGGAATCAAATTGCTTCAAACATCTTCTGCTATTGATTACACAGTAGTGACTGGTGAAGCATCTTTGGCTTCACCAAGATGCCAATTTTTGCCGCTCGTTGAAG AGCATTGGACTTGTCAAGATTAA
- the LOC141610671 gene encoding uncharacterized protein LOC141610671 isoform X2, with translation MEECTIKEVRRFIWVLKPIWKEEDKEPEDRDYEVDRRKRKKDMVVPTFGGAICIDPSGLILTTVTGITSSKMPKIEKATVKARCYLNYFREVKFVQCWLEWGLALYQIKKEVKDEVFEFLNVHEVNKVEYDVLDKVFSFVHTGGNYSFRTGSSNFPPPPIPPRLSQFRILKDVAAEYFPYLDDHLPLLQFSNLGDIMNSGMSGCPVFKMENNDFLGLIAFCTGQFSLVIPLSVICHVIYKGRKRKRDDENIDEKKKKKKKKKKGGGGGGGRGGGSGGGGGGGGGRGRGGGGGGGRGGGGGGGGGGGGGGRGGGGRRRGEGGRGKGGGGGWQGGGRGGGGQGGNSRGGRRRGVLCAKDNPTNRTLDLTSIPEAGSPTNQGASDPTISGSTRSVLTIIFQLPFESNLQESVATTARQYSRSVISSVQRVAMAITPTVGPKLSPGSHEALTLVHWIRKIYSCPGKGFYHKTQTGGRCNSFMALHYGQQIAQGTSGEVAYGFGRPVLRTFSQRLNRFNDAINEFSDDGWTLLNSDGAEDVIIACSSAKPFIATLNGANLLPVVVVLCAKASMLLENVPPPTVLVRLVREHLSEWADFSVDTYSAAALKANSYGFPGMRVTIFSGSQIIMPLDRTIEHEEYYLKQDNLTNLTLDLTLSLEMGPTTNQGASDAATSGSTRSVLTIPFQLPFDSNLQESVATMAHQYIRRVISSVQRVALPITPSGLTPTVGPKLSLGSLEALILVHWICRNYCSHMGIKLLQTSSAIDYTVVTGEASLASPRCQFLPLVEEHWTCQD, from the exons ATGGAAGAATGTACGATAAAAGAAGTTCGAAGGTTTATTTGGGTTTTGAAACCCATTTGGAAGGAGGAGGATAAGGAGCCGGAGGATCGCGATTATGAGGTTGataggaggaagaggaagaaggatATGGTTGTGCCTACGTTTGGCGGTGCAATTTGTATTGATCCATCAGGCTTAATCTTAACAACTGTCACGGGTATTACTAGTTCAAAAATGCCTAAAATTGAAAAGGCAACTGTGAAAGCTAGATGTTATCTCAATTACTTCCGAGAGGTGAAGTTTGTTCAGTGTTGGTTAGAATGGGGATTAGCTCTTTATCAAATTAAAAAAGAAGTGAAAGATGAGGTGTTTGAATTTTTGAATGTTCATGAGGTGAACAAGGTAGAATACGATGTGTTAGATAAAGTATTTTCTTTTGTTCACACAGGCGGTAATTATTCATTTAGGACTGGCAGTAGCAATTTCCCTCCCCCTCCAATTCCCCCAAGATTATCCCAGTTTCGGATTTTAAAGGATGTTGCTGCAGAGTATTTCCCATATCTCGACGACCATTTACCCCTTCTACAATTTTCAAATCTCGGGGATATTATGAATTCAGGGATGTCGGGTTGTCCAGTTTTTAAAATGGAGAACAATGATTTTTTAGGTTTAATTGCGTTTTGTACTGGTCAATTCAGTCTCGTAATCCCATTAAGTGTAATTTGTCATGTCATCTACAAGGGTAGAAAGAGAAAGAGGGATGATGAAAATATtgatgagaaaaagaaaaagaaaaagaaaaagaaaaagggtggTGGTGGAGGAGGTGGACGTGGAGgagggagtggtggtggtggtggaggtggaggtggacgTGGacgtggaggtggaggtggaggagggaggggtggtggtggtggtggtggtggtggtggaggtggaGGAGGGAGGGGTGGGGGTGGTCGAAGAAGAGGAGAAGGCGGTCGAGGTAAAGGAGGAGGTGGAGGCTGGCAAGGTGGAGGAAGAGGTGGAGGTGGTCAAGGAGGAAATAGTCGAGGTGGCCGAAGAAGAGGAGTGCTCTGTGCAAAG GACAATCCAACAAACCGAACACTTGACTTGACTTCGATTCCTGAAGCGGGATCACCAACAAACCAGGGAGCCTCGGATCCGACAATTTCTGGAAGTACACGTTCTGTGTTGACCATCATCTTTCAGCTCCCATTTGAGAGTAACTTGCAGGAAAGTGTTGCAACTACGGCTCGCCAATATAGTCGCAGTGTGATATCTTCTGTTCAAAGGGTTGCTATGGCCATAACTCCCACTGTTGGCCCAAAACTGTCTCCGGGTTCTCATGAGGCCCTAACCTTGGTTCATTGGATTCGTAAAATTTATAG CTGTCCAGGGAAAGGGTTCTACCATAAAACTCAAACGGGTGGTCGGTGCAATTCTTTTAtg GCTTTGCACTATGGCCAGCAAATTGCACAGGGGACAAGTGGGGAGGTTGCTTATGGCTTTGGTAGGCCAGTTTTGCGAACATTTAGTCAGAGACTGAACAG ATTCAATGATGCGATCAACGAATTCAGTGATGATGGCTGGACTTTGTTGAACTCTGATGGTGCTGAAGATGTGATAATTGCCTGTAGTTCAGCCAAGCCTTTCATAGCCACGCTAAACGGTGCTAATTTACTACCAGTCGTTGTAGTGCTATGTGCAAAGGCATCTATGCTACTCGAG AATGTACCTCCTCCTACTGTGCTGGTTCGATTGGTCAGAGAGCATCTTTCTGAGTGGGCTGATTTCAGTGTTGACACATATTCTGCTGCAGCGTTGAAGGCTAATTCGTATGGATTTCCAGGAATGCGGGTTACGATATTTAGCGGGAGTCAAATAATCATGCCTCTTGATCGCACAATTGAGCATGAAGAA TACTATCTGAAACAGGACAATCTGACAAACCTAACTCTTGACTTGACTTTGAGTCTTGAAATGGGACCAACAACAAACCAGGGAGCGTCGGATGCGGCAACATCTGGAAGTACACGTTCTGTGTTGACCATTCCCTTTCAGCTCCCGTTTGATAGTAACCTACAGGAAAGCGTTGCAACAATGGCTCACCAATATATCCGCAGGGTGATATCTTCTGTTCAAAGGGTTGCTTTGCCCATAACCCCATCTGGTTTAACTCCCACAGTTGGCCCAAAACTGTCTTTGGGTTCTCTTGAGGCCCTAATTTTGGTCCATTGGATCTGTAGAAATTATTG CTCTCATATGGGAATCAAATTGCTTCAAACATCTTCTGCTATTGATTACACAGTAGTGACTGGTGAAGCATCTTTGGCTTCACCAAGATGCCAATTTTTGCCGCTCGTTGAAG AGCATTGGACTTGTCAAGATTAA
- the LOC141612602 gene encoding uncharacterized protein LOC141612602 has protein sequence MVDAGWRGIEKAGIGWEGVLGNGQRYCREVRKIRAESPLQAEGLGVLSVMLWAQEQGIRHLEISTDCISIVYQLAGFERMQHLIKATLMDIIGTAASFHCLAISYIPRSFNKRAHGLACKAMDS, from the coding sequence ATGGTGGATGCCGGGTGGCGGGGGATTGAGAAAGCGGGTATTGGTTGGGAAGGTGTCTTGGGAAATGGACAAAGATATTGCAGGGAAGTGAGAAAGATTAGAGCTGAATCACCGCTTCAAGCTGAGGGTTTGGGGGTGTTATCAGTTATGTTATGGGCTCAAGAACAAGGAATAAGACACTTGGAGATCTCTACGGACTGCATCTCTATTGTCTATCAACTAGCTGGTTTTGAACGAATGCAACACCTCATTAAAGCGACTCTAATGGATATTATTGGAACGGCTGCCTCTTTTCATTGTTTAGCTATTAGTTACATTCCTAGATCGTTTAATAAAAGAGCACATGGCCTTGCATGTAAGGCCATGGATAGTTAG